In a single window of the Deinococcus aetherius genome:
- a CDS encoding RelA/SpoT family protein, with translation MEELRALVADRPAGERERVERAYEFARDAHEGVKRKSGEPYITHPVAVAIILAGLGMDTDSLLAGLLHDTVEDVEGVTFEEIERRFGPDVRRIVEGETKVSKLSKQGSQAAEVSDAGRDVQAENLRQMLVAMTGDIRIIVVKLADRLHNMRTLGSMRPEKQQRIARETMEIFAPLAHRLGIGQIKWELEDLSFQYLQPDAYEYLQTRLRTRQDERQALIEQAVAQLREALEDDLELPEWVSDIDIAGRSKHLWSIHNKMQKEGKALEQIFDLLAIRVILTPKDLTVPPGTDEKRRVRAEETREKRICYHTVSIVHSMWTPLPGRFKDYIAVPKPNGYQSLHTTVISQSGQPIEVQIRSRRMHEIAEYGVAAHWMYKQGNQLAQRDRENWIAQLRELQNEINDASDYLDAVKTDILSQRVRVFTPKGLAISLPAGSTPVDFAYHIHTRIGETTVGARVNGSIVPLSHKLGNGDMVEIVTSKNGHPSKDWLNFTVTRSARAKIRHHFRQQERAEALQHGHDLLERYLRKRQLPVRQLMRTKLLEDATSRLVGTRNPDDLYLALHAGKLTPSVVGRILAPSLAQEQAPHPERRGPPPQKPTEPGGVYVEGFSTATKLAHCCNPIRGDQIMGYLTRGRGVSVHRIDCPNMIRLLKDEPERCIAASWDAGTPGSTIVDLDVVASDRAGLLADVLGVLASEKRSPMKIEAGVSADSTAHIHLRLAVGGNADLEVVRDAIMRVPGVTDILRAGKGNGRVRNGASA, from the coding sequence ATGGAGGAACTGCGCGCCCTCGTCGCCGACCGCCCGGCGGGGGAGCGCGAACGGGTCGAGCGGGCCTACGAGTTCGCGCGGGACGCCCACGAGGGCGTGAAACGCAAGAGCGGCGAGCCGTACATCACCCACCCGGTCGCGGTCGCCATCATTCTGGCGGGGCTGGGCATGGACACCGACAGCCTCCTCGCCGGGCTGCTCCACGACACGGTGGAGGACGTGGAGGGCGTGACCTTCGAAGAGATCGAGCGCCGCTTCGGGCCGGACGTGCGCCGCATCGTGGAGGGCGAGACCAAGGTCAGCAAGCTCTCCAAGCAGGGGAGCCAGGCCGCCGAGGTCAGCGACGCGGGGCGCGACGTGCAGGCCGAGAACCTGCGCCAGATGCTCGTCGCCATGACCGGGGACATCCGCATCATCGTGGTCAAGCTCGCCGACCGGCTGCACAACATGCGGACCCTGGGCAGCATGAGGCCGGAAAAGCAGCAGCGCATCGCCCGCGAGACGATGGAGATTTTCGCGCCGCTCGCCCACCGCCTCGGCATCGGGCAGATCAAGTGGGAGCTGGAAGACCTCAGCTTCCAGTACCTCCAGCCCGACGCCTACGAGTACCTCCAGACCCGGCTGCGCACTCGCCAGGACGAGCGACAGGCCCTGATTGAGCAGGCGGTGGCGCAATTACGTGAGGCGCTTGAAGACGACCTCGAACTTCCCGAGTGGGTCAGCGACATCGACATCGCGGGGCGGAGCAAGCACCTCTGGAGCATCCACAACAAGATGCAAAAGGAGGGCAAGGCGCTGGAGCAGATTTTCGACCTCCTCGCCATCCGGGTGATCCTGACGCCCAAGGACCTCACCGTCCCCCCCGGCACCGACGAGAAGCGCCGCGTGCGCGCCGAGGAGACGCGGGAAAAACGCATCTGCTACCACACCGTCTCCATCGTGCACTCGATGTGGACGCCGCTGCCGGGCCGTTTCAAGGACTACATCGCTGTCCCGAAGCCCAACGGCTACCAGAGCCTGCACACCACCGTGATCAGCCAGAGCGGGCAGCCCATCGAGGTGCAGATTCGCTCGCGGCGAATGCACGAGATCGCGGAGTACGGGGTGGCGGCGCACTGGATGTACAAGCAGGGCAACCAGCTCGCCCAGCGGGACCGCGAGAACTGGATCGCGCAGCTCCGTGAACTCCAGAACGAGATCAACGACGCCTCCGACTACCTCGACGCGGTGAAGACCGACATCCTCTCGCAGCGGGTGCGGGTCTTCACGCCCAAGGGGCTGGCGATCTCGCTTCCGGCGGGAAGTACGCCCGTGGACTTCGCGTACCACATCCACACCCGCATCGGGGAGACGACGGTGGGGGCGCGGGTGAACGGGAGCATCGTGCCGCTCTCGCACAAGCTCGGCAACGGCGACATGGTGGAGATCGTGACGAGCAAGAACGGCCACCCCAGCAAGGACTGGCTGAACTTCACGGTCACGAGGAGTGCCCGCGCGAAGATTAGGCACCATTTCCGCCAGCAGGAACGCGCGGAGGCACTGCAACACGGCCACGACCTGCTGGAGCGGTACCTGCGCAAACGCCAGCTTCCGGTGCGGCAACTCATGCGCACGAAGCTGCTGGAGGACGCGACGAGCCGCCTCGTCGGCACCCGCAACCCGGACGACCTGTACCTCGCGCTGCACGCCGGGAAGCTCACGCCGAGCGTGGTGGGACGTATCCTCGCCCCCAGCCTCGCGCAGGAGCAGGCGCCTCACCCCGAGCGGCGCGGCCCGCCCCCACAGAAACCCACCGAGCCGGGCGGCGTGTACGTCGAGGGCTTCTCCACCGCCACCAAGCTCGCGCACTGCTGCAACCCGATCCGGGGCGACCAGATCATGGGCTACCTGACACGCGGGCGGGGAGTCAGCGTCCACCGCATCGACTGCCCCAACATGATCCGGCTCCTCAAGGACGAGCCCGAACGCTGCATCGCCGCGAGCTGGGACGCGGGGACGCCGGGCAGCACCATCGTGGACCTCGACGTGGTGGCGTCCGACCGCGCGGGGCTCCTCGCCGACGTGCTGGGTGTGCTGGCGAGCGAGAAGCGCAGCCCCATGAAGATCGAGGCGGGCGTGAGCGCCGACAGCACCGCCCACATCCACCTGCGGCTCGCCGTGGGCGGGAACGCCGATCTGGAGGTCGTGCGTGACGCGATCATGCGGGTGCCGGGAGTGACGGACATCCTGCGGGCGGGCAAGGGCAACGGGCGGGTCAGAAACGGGGCGAGCGCGTAG
- a CDS encoding nucleoside hydrolase, whose product MPLNVILDGDPGHDDAVNLLLALASPELRVLGLTTVFGNVGVERTTHNTLVVRELARADVPVYRGADRPLVAGPISAELVHGESGLDGPHLPTPSRNVEAEHAAHFIIHAVREQPGDVTLVPTGPLTNVALALRLAPDIAPLIRRIVWMGGSTDTGNWTPAAEFNALADPHAAHIVFTSGVPLTMIGLNASHQAIAHPARVAAFRALATPVGEFVAVLLEFFAEHHRVRYGWDGGALHDPLTVAWLLRPELFRTRPMHVEIDLTGGPSRGRTVADVWGVTGKAPNAEVMTEVDADGFFGLLVERVGRYGGPART is encoded by the coding sequence ATGCCCCTGAACGTCATCCTCGACGGCGACCCCGGCCACGACGACGCCGTGAATCTCCTGCTCGCGCTGGCGAGCCCGGAACTGCGCGTGCTGGGCCTGACCACCGTCTTCGGCAACGTCGGCGTGGAGCGCACCACCCACAACACCCTCGTCGTGCGCGAACTCGCCCGCGCGGACGTGCCGGTGTACCGGGGCGCCGACCGCCCCCTCGTCGCCGGGCCCATCAGCGCCGAACTCGTGCACGGGGAAAGCGGGCTGGACGGCCCCCACCTGCCCACGCCCAGCAGGAATGTGGAAGCCGAACATGCCGCGCACTTCATTATCCACGCGGTGCGCGAGCAGCCTGGCGACGTGACCCTGGTACCGACCGGCCCCCTCACGAACGTTGCCCTCGCCCTGCGGCTCGCCCCGGACATCGCGCCCCTGATCCGGCGGATCGTCTGGATGGGGGGCTCCACCGACACCGGCAACTGGACGCCCGCCGCCGAGTTCAACGCCCTCGCCGACCCGCACGCCGCCCACATCGTCTTCACGAGCGGCGTGCCCCTCACCATGATCGGTCTGAACGCCTCGCACCAGGCCATCGCCCACCCGGCGCGCGTGGCGGCCTTCCGTGCCCTCGCTACCCCGGTCGGCGAGTTCGTGGCCGTGCTGCTCGAATTCTTCGCCGAACACCACCGCGTCCGCTACGGCTGGGACGGCGGCGCCCTCCACGACCCCCTGACCGTGGCCTGGCTGCTGCGACCCGAGCTGTTCAGAACGCGCCCCATGCACGTCGAGATCGACCTGACGGGCGGCCCCAGCCGGGGGCGAACGGTGGCGGACGTGTGGGGCGTGACCGGCAAGGCACCCAACGCCGAGGTCATGACGGAGGTGGACGCGGACGGGTTTTTCGGGTTGCTGGTGGAGCGGGTGGGGCGGTACGGAGGCCCGGCCCGGACCTGA
- a CDS encoding SDR family oxidoreductase, translating into MQMNGNTILITGGGSGIGRALAEAFHARGNQVVIAGRRQQVLDEVTAANPGMKSAVLDIEDPEAIRRFAASLQAEFSALNVVIHNAGIMRAESVRDGALEDAEATVATNLLGPIRLTAALLPLLLGQPQAAIVTVSSGLAFLPLAATPTYSATKAAIHSYTQSLRHQLRETSVQVIELVPPYVQTELMGSGQASDPNAMPLVDFIGETMRLLETFPDATEILVERVKPLRFAEVDGKYGAVFGQMNGSAH; encoded by the coding sequence ATGCAAATGAACGGCAACACCATCTTGATCACCGGCGGGGGTTCGGGGATTGGCCGCGCGCTCGCCGAGGCGTTCCACGCTCGCGGCAACCAGGTCGTCATCGCGGGACGCCGCCAGCAGGTGCTGGACGAGGTGACGGCGGCGAATCCGGGGATGAAGTCCGCCGTGCTCGACATCGAGGACCCGGAGGCGATCCGCCGCTTCGCCGCGTCGCTCCAGGCCGAGTTCTCCGCCCTGAACGTGGTGATCCACAACGCGGGCATCATGCGCGCCGAGTCGGTGCGGGACGGGGCGCTGGAGGACGCCGAGGCGACCGTGGCGACGAACCTGCTGGGGCCCATTCGTCTGACGGCGGCGCTGCTGCCCCTGCTGCTGGGCCAACCGCAGGCCGCCATCGTCACGGTGTCGTCCGGCCTGGCGTTCCTGCCGTTGGCGGCGACCCCCACCTACAGCGCGACGAAGGCCGCGATCCACTCCTACACCCAGTCGCTGCGCCACCAGCTCCGGGAAACGTCCGTGCAGGTGATCGAACTCGTCCCGCCGTACGTGCAGACGGAGCTGATGGGCTCGGGGCAGGCCAGCGACCCCAATGCCATGCCGCTGGTGGACTTCATCGGCGAGACGATGCGCCTTCTGGAGACCTTCCCGGACGCGACCGAGATTCTGGTCGAGCGGGTCAAGCCGCTGCGGTTCGCCGAGGTGGACGGGAAGTACGGCGCCGTGTTCGGCCAGATGAACGGCTCGGCGCACTGA
- a CDS encoding winged helix-turn-helix transcriptional regulator — MSVTEDRAAQPPQSDPELDSLVREIIGRVADKWTMLVLETLEEHGRLRFTRLGELVGDISQKMLTKTVRQMEADGLVVRTVYPVIPPRVEYELTDMGRSLSEAFCGVWVWAEQHREAIMEARRAFQGREAES, encoded by the coding sequence ATGAGCGTGACCGAAGACCGTGCCGCGCAACCCCCACAGTCGGACCCGGAGCTTGACTCCCTGGTGCGAGAGATCATCGGGCGGGTCGCCGACAAGTGGACCATGCTCGTGCTGGAGACCCTGGAGGAACACGGGCGGCTACGCTTCACCCGTCTGGGCGAGCTGGTCGGCGACATCAGCCAGAAGATGCTGACGAAGACGGTGCGTCAGATGGAGGCGGACGGCCTGGTGGTCCGCACGGTGTACCCGGTCATCCCGCCCCGGGTCGAGTACGAACTCACCGACATGGGTCGCAGCCTGAGCGAGGCCTTTTGCGGCGTGTGGGTCTGGGCCGAGCAGCACCGGGAGGCGATTATGGAGGCCCGGCGGGCGTTTCAAGGGCGGGAAGCGGAGTCTTAA
- a CDS encoding DUF1152 domain-containing protein has protein sequence MNALQPPFFAEVADSKRILIAGMGGGFDVFCGLPLYFALRAEGKEVFLANYSFTSLALQPPGSLAPAVVEVTPHFSVHPGDYFPEYWLSRWLRTQGEPSSIYAFRKVGVQPLRTAYQALIEHLSIETVILVDGGTDSLMRGDEVDLGTPHEDITSLVAVNELQGVKKLLVCLGFGVDRFHGVCHAHYLEATADLIKDGAYLGAFSLMPETPPVQKYRDACEAVFEMMPRYISIVNSSVVGAIYGGYGDHHATERTHGSELWLSPLMGLYWTYHLPGVARRLQYYEPMLSTITLSDVGLVIEAHRDKAKIRPWVDIPV, from the coding sequence ATGAACGCGTTGCAGCCGCCCTTTTTCGCAGAAGTCGCCGACTCCAAGCGAATCTTGATCGCCGGGATGGGCGGCGGATTCGACGTGTTCTGCGGCCTCCCTCTGTACTTCGCCCTGCGCGCAGAGGGTAAGGAAGTGTTTCTGGCGAACTACTCGTTCACGTCACTCGCCCTTCAGCCGCCAGGGTCCCTCGCGCCCGCCGTCGTGGAAGTGACCCCACACTTCAGCGTGCACCCCGGCGACTACTTCCCCGAATACTGGCTGAGCCGCTGGCTACGTACCCAGGGCGAACCGTCCAGCATCTACGCCTTTCGCAAGGTTGGCGTGCAACCCCTGAGAACTGCGTACCAGGCGTTAATCGAGCATCTCAGCATAGAGACGGTTATCCTCGTGGACGGCGGCACCGACTCCCTGATGCGCGGCGACGAGGTGGACCTGGGCACGCCCCATGAGGACATAACGAGTTTGGTCGCCGTCAACGAACTCCAGGGCGTGAAGAAATTGCTCGTCTGTCTGGGCTTCGGCGTGGACCGCTTTCATGGGGTCTGCCACGCGCACTACTTGGAAGCGACCGCCGACCTTATCAAGGACGGCGCTTACCTGGGTGCCTTCAGCCTCATGCCGGAGACGCCGCCCGTGCAAAAGTACCGCGATGCCTGCGAGGCCGTCTTTGAGATGATGCCCCGGTACATCAGCATCGTGAACAGCAGCGTCGTGGGCGCCATTTACGGCGGATACGGCGACCACCACGCCACCGAGCGCACACACGGCAGCGAACTCTGGCTCAGTCCCCTCATGGGTCTGTATTGGACGTACCATCTCCCGGGTGTGGCGAGGCGGCTTCAATATTACGAGCCTATGCTCAGCACCATCACACTCTCAGATGTAGGACTGGTGATCGAGGCACACCGGGACAAGGCAAAGATCAGGCCCTGGGTAGATATTCCGGTGTAA
- a CDS encoding acyl-CoA dehydrogenase family protein has protein sequence MTSTLDRPANPNVSPMNDDQRTIVAALRSFLKDRVEPGAAERDQTGEFPLQIVRELGDMGIMGAQTPEEYGGTGLDTATFAMIIEEIAAVDGSLCLTVASHNSLCQGHILIGGTDAQKRKFLPDLASARKLGAWGLTEPASGSDSGGLQTRAVEQADGSWILNGSKNFITQGSVGGTYVILARTDAPRPGKGKNDGISAFVFNRDEVTGFSIGRKEDKLGLRSSDTAQLIFEDIHLPQDALLGERGNAFKDVMRVLDGGRVGIAAMGLGLGRAAFEYAARYTLGREQFGKAIAHNQDIAFRLADIDTQLEAARLLIRKAADLKDAGQNFTAAVARAKLYATTVGVHACDEAIQMLGGYGYIKEYPVERYWRDNRLTRIGEGTDEVQRLVISRDVLGRFAD, from the coding sequence ATGACCAGCACCCTCGACCGCCCCGCCAACCCCAACGTCTCGCCCATGAACGATGACCAGCGCACCATCGTCGCCGCCCTGAGGAGCTTCCTGAAGGACCGGGTGGAGCCGGGCGCCGCCGAGCGCGACCAGACGGGTGAGTTCCCCTTGCAGATCGTCCGCGAACTCGGCGACATGGGTATCATGGGCGCGCAGACGCCCGAGGAATACGGCGGCACGGGGCTGGACACCGCCACCTTCGCCATGATCATCGAGGAGATCGCGGCGGTGGACGGTTCGCTGTGCCTGACCGTCGCCAGCCACAACTCGCTGTGCCAGGGGCACATCCTGATCGGGGGCACGGACGCGCAGAAGCGCAAGTTCCTGCCCGACCTCGCCAGCGCACGCAAGCTCGGGGCGTGGGGCCTGACCGAACCCGCCAGCGGCTCCGACAGCGGCGGCCTCCAGACGCGCGCCGTGGAGCAGGCGGACGGATCCTGGATTTTGAACGGCTCCAAGAACTTCATCACCCAGGGCAGCGTGGGCGGCACCTACGTCATCCTGGCACGCACCGACGCGCCGCGCCCAGGCAAGGGCAAGAACGACGGCATCAGCGCCTTCGTCTTCAACCGCGATGAGGTGACGGGCTTTTCCATCGGGCGCAAGGAGGACAAGCTCGGCCTGCGGAGCAGCGACACGGCGCAACTGATCTTCGAGGACATCCACCTCCCGCAGGACGCCCTGCTCGGCGAGCGCGGCAATGCTTTCAAGGACGTGATGCGGGTGCTCGACGGCGGGCGGGTCGGCATCGCCGCGATGGGGCTGGGGCTGGGCCGCGCCGCCTTCGAGTACGCCGCCCGCTACACGCTCGGGCGCGAGCAGTTCGGCAAGGCCATCGCGCACAACCAGGACATCGCCTTCCGCCTCGCGGACATCGACACGCAGCTTGAGGCCGCCCGGTTGCTCATCCGCAAGGCCGCCGACCTCAAGGACGCGGGGCAGAACTTCACGGCCGCTGTCGCCCGCGCCAAGCTCTACGCCACCACGGTCGGCGTCCACGCCTGCGACGAGGCGATCCAGATGCTCGGAGGCTACGGGTACATCAAGGAGTACCCGGTGGAGCGGTACTGGCGCGATAACCGCCTGACCCGCATCGGGGAAGGGACCGACGAGGTACAGCGGCTGGTAATCAGCCGGGACGTGCTGGGGCGGTTCGCGGATTGA